The nucleotide sequence AGCTTACAACATACTAGAATTTGCTGAAAAATATTTACTGTCTCTCATCGGAGAGCTGATATATGGTTATAGCATCAACTACAATAAACAGGCCTTTGAATTTTTGCATTCTATAATGAGTACTATCAAAACCCTCGCGAGTAAAGAGGACACATGGGGAAAGTACAGCCAGTTAGTAGACCTATTTTATAAGTACAAATATGCCAAGAATAATGGTATTAATCCCGACCCGAATATCCAGTTTAATGACTTACCCATAGATGGTGGAGGCATAGGAATAGTTTACACAACAATAAGCCTAGGAAGAGAATTATAATTGCTTAAATTTTCTATTTTTCAAATGATAGGTAAAGAGCGAGAGGGCATCAAAGCGTATAATCCAGAACCTTTCCAGCCTCTTCAATGTGCTCTGGGTAAACATTCTTAACCTCTGGGTGCAAAGCCTTGATAACTCTTCCAACAAGTACAAACAGCGTTCCTGTTATAATGGGCAACTCGTTAACAACCTCCTCGTCAAGCGGCAGATCAGAGGGTATCTTCTTAAGAACAAACTTCCTTATCGGCTCAATTTCAACTTTCTCATCCTCAATGACAGCTCTAAAGAGATTCATTGAATTCTTGAATCCTTTTGTTAGCGGAAGGTGTCTGAGCTTTATTATTCCAGTATTCTCCGCTTTTGCGTTCTCATAGGCTACTTCAAAGAGATCACTGAGCTTCTTCTCAACTATCTCCATCATCTCCTCCGCTCTTGGCTTTATTACTGCCAACTCACATGTTCTCTCAAGAATCTTCTTGAGTTGAGGATATGGTATTATCATCTCTGCCATCGCTCTCACCTCCGACAATATTTTAGTAACTATAAGTATATAAAATTTTCTACCCTAAGAAAAAGAGGACAACAATCAACAACGCCGCAAAGATGAGTGGACCAAAAAGGAACATCGCAATGGCGCTCTCCTTGGTGGGCTTTTCTGGTCCCACTTTCTGAACAAACCAGAGACTGAACGGGAAGCCGACGATAGCGCCGAGGAACCAACCAAGGAGCTCACCGAGGCGGTACCTCGCGTAGTTCAAGGTTATCATGGCCAAGAACAGTATGGTCACTCCCAAAGTAGCCTTCCAGATGCTCTTCTGCTTCTCCACGATCACAAAAAAGCCCGCCCATATCAAGGTGAAAAGGAAACCTACTGTAAACTCCGCCAACATGACATTCACCTAATCTAATTACGATGGGAAGTATAAAAGCTTGATGATCACCCCAAGAATCCCCTAATGCTCGCTGCTTTGATTATTAACTCTTCATTAATCTCACCATGCAAGATTTTGCTTGTAATTTCACAGTGTTCCTCATTTCTCTCAAATTCAAACAATTGGCTCATTTTCAGAATGTCCCTTAGGAATTTAAATTTCTCAGCTGATTTAGGGTTGAAATAACTGAATGCGAAGCTTAAATCTTTGTAAATGCCCTTGTAAACTTCTCCCACAACTTCAATGTCCTTTTCGCTAAGTGCATTTAATCCAAGAACCTCTGGAGGTATGCCAAGGGAATAAAGAGATGCAGTGAACTTTATTGCTCTTGGAAGTGCAAAACCATTAACGTCCCTAGCATAACCAAATAGTCCAATGTGGAGCTTTCTCTTTCTCCTAGAGGGAACAAACTTAGCAACCTCTCTTATCAACATTGCCAAAGCTTTAATCTGCTTGGAATATTCAATTTCATATTTTCGGAGAATTGAGAGGATTTGCTCATCAATTGGCTCAGCTTCTTTTCTCTTTGAGCTTTTAATTTTCTCAACGGCTTTTATGACTTCCTTTGGTGGATTATCATACTTAAATGAACTTTGAATTGTAAACGTCTGAGCCCCTCTATACTCTTCCAGAACATTGTCAACATTTTCAGGGACAAGATGACCTCTAAAAGGCGCACTGCCAACACCAATTATCGGATAAATATCAACACTCTCCTCATCTTCAAGCTTCTGAAGCTTAAAGAGAGCATATTTATCATAGATAACGGCGCTTAACAGGCCATAGTTCATGGCAGGATCACTTCTTGCCAGGAAAACACGCTGGTATTCAAAGTCCTTCCCATACAAGTACTCTCTCAATATTTCAGCTGAGTTTAGTATTGCCTCTTTTGTTTCAAAGAGAGGTATTACATTAATCTCCCCAGGAAAGAATTCCCCAATCCACTCGTAGAGCTTTATGTCGTAGATCCTCTTGTACTGCTTTCCAACAATATAACGTTTGTACAGCTCGTAGACTCTGTTAATTTCGTTTGCTGAAGTTGTCATTGGAAGGATAACTTCAAATATCGGAGCAGTCTCCTCTTCGTAAAATATCTTCGAATAATCAGCTGAACGGGGAATACTTTCGAGTGTTTCAAGCAAAAGCTTTGCTTCGGCTTTCTCAACACTTGGATTTGGGACTCTTGGAGTTAACCTAAAATCCCTTCCAAGCTTGTGCTTTCGGAAGAAGTGAGGGTATCTCTCCAGAAGCTTTTTAACAACAAACTCGTCAACCTCTTTTCCTTCGAAGTCCCACATTTGTTCTTCTATTCCTAGAACACTGAAAGCATAAAACGCTTCAATTATTTCATCCTCACCACTTAATTGAGGCTCCTGAGCAAAGAAAGGTATATACACATTGTCAGGATGTTGAGTGCTCATAGTTCTTGGTATCATTTTGCCCACCAAAAATGCACAAATGTGACTAATTTAAGTTTTTTGTAAAAATTTTTGATTAAATGACGAAAACTGACAAAAATCTTTTTAAATTCTCATTATATCCGTATTTCATGCGCGCTTATATTTTAGCATTCCCAGAAAGAAGATGGGACAACTATCTGATACCTTTAGCTGAGGAACCTCTAGTTAGAATAGTTGAGCAAAGGCTTAGAATGACAAAGAGGATTGATGGAGTTTACACAATAATAAGAAAAGGACAGTTGAGAAGATTCTCCCTCCACATCTCAAATCCCGTTGAAGTTAAAGCGAAGAACAAAATTGAAGCACTTTACAAAGTTTTACCAACTTCTGAAGAGCTATTCCTTGTTGAAGGAAATATGCCGCTAGTAATGCCTTTCCTAGTGAATTATCTCTCAACACTGTTTTTAGATTCAGATGCCGATGCATTAATTCCTTCATGGAGCGATGGAACATTAGAGGTTACACATGCGTTTTATGATGCAAAGGCATTAAAGAGTGCACTAGAAGCTTGCTTGGCAGAAAACGAGAGAAAGCTGAGCTGTATTGCAAAGTATTTAGACTATGAAACAATTAGCATCGAGGAGCTAGCTAAGAGAAATCCCAAAGTAACGCTAAGCTTCTTTAAAATTAAGAGCAGCTTTGATTTGAGATTCGCTGAAGAAACACTCAAAAAACTTGAAAGAAAAGAGCTTTAAATAACCCCAGATTTTTTCACCCTGTCCGCAACCACCACAGCAATCCCAGCTTTTATCAGGTCGATTATTATAAATGGTGCAACACCCACTACAAAGGCTTTTTCAAAGTTTCTTCCGAAGTAGAGACCCAGTCTAAGCCAACCAAGGAAGTAAATTACTGAAATTCCAACTATTGAGGCAATTACATAACCAATTATGTCATTTTTATTCTCACTTATCAAGCCAACCAAAAATGCAGCTACTGGGAAGGCTATTAGATATCCTCCCGTTGGACCATAGAGATAAACAAACCCACCTTTAAGTCCCGCAAAAACAGGCAGTCCAATAGCACCCATCAGAAGATATATCACCTGACTTAGAAAACCTAAACGCGCTCCTAAAATCAATCCGCTGAGCAAAACAAAGAGAACCTGCAAAGTTACCGGCACTTCTCCAATTGGAATGCTTATTTGAGCTCCAACTGCAGTTAAGGCAGCGAATAAAGCTGAGTAAGCAATCTCCCTTGCCTTCATTTTAATTGCCTCCACTGTTTTTATGGCCTAATTCGTTTGGTTAACTTTAAAATTTTTATGGTTAACGAAAATGCTTTTTAACGCTTGAAGCATAGTAAAATCACGTGAGAAAGATGCCAAGAAAAGTGCTCAAAG is from Thermococcus paralvinellae and encodes:
- a CDS encoding DUF1931 family protein, which gives rise to MAEMIIPYPQLKKILERTCELAVIKPRAEEMMEIVEKKLSDLFEVAYENAKAENTGIIKLRHLPLTKGFKNSMNLFRAVIEDEKVEIEPIRKFVLKKIPSDLPLDEEVVNELPIITGTLFVLVGRVIKALHPEVKNVYPEHIEEAGKVLDYTL
- the ppcA gene encoding phosphoenolpyruvate carboxylase — protein: MIPRTMSTQHPDNVYIPFFAQEPQLSGEDEIIEAFYAFSVLGIEEQMWDFEGKEVDEFVVKKLLERYPHFFRKHKLGRDFRLTPRVPNPSVEKAEAKLLLETLESIPRSADYSKIFYEEETAPIFEVILPMTTSANEINRVYELYKRYIVGKQYKRIYDIKLYEWIGEFFPGEINVIPLFETKEAILNSAEILREYLYGKDFEYQRVFLARSDPAMNYGLLSAVIYDKYALFKLQKLEDEESVDIYPIIGVGSAPFRGHLVPENVDNVLEEYRGAQTFTIQSSFKYDNPPKEVIKAVEKIKSSKRKEAEPIDEQILSILRKYEIEYSKQIKALAMLIREVAKFVPSRRKRKLHIGLFGYARDVNGFALPRAIKFTASLYSLGIPPEVLGLNALSEKDIEVVGEVYKGIYKDLSFAFSYFNPKSAEKFKFLRDILKMSQLFEFERNEEHCEITSKILHGEINEELIIKAASIRGFLG
- the mobA gene encoding molybdenum cofactor guanylyltransferase encodes the protein MRAYILAFPERRWDNYLIPLAEEPLVRIVEQRLRMTKRIDGVYTIIRKGQLRRFSLHISNPVEVKAKNKIEALYKVLPTSEELFLVEGNMPLVMPFLVNYLSTLFLDSDADALIPSWSDGTLEVTHAFYDAKALKSALEACLAENERKLSCIAKYLDYETISIEELAKRNPKVTLSFFKIKSSFDLRFAEETLKKLERKEL
- a CDS encoding biotin transporter BioY; translated protein: MKAREIAYSALFAALTAVGAQISIPIGEVPVTLQVLFVLLSGLILGARLGFLSQVIYLLMGAIGLPVFAGLKGGFVYLYGPTGGYLIAFPVAAFLVGLISENKNDIIGYVIASIVGISVIYFLGWLRLGLYFGRNFEKAFVVGVAPFIIIDLIKAGIAVVVADRVKKSGVI